In Apteryx mantelli isolate bAptMan1 chromosome 16, bAptMan1.hap1, whole genome shotgun sequence, a single genomic region encodes these proteins:
- the MPV17L gene encoding mpv17-like protein isoform X4 translates to MAAAALRGGVRRFPWLCNVLLYAGLFAAGDAAQQLWRRRRRPGGGGGPPPDWAQTRRVALVALAFHGNFSYVWLRALERALPGRRPAAVLAKVLCDQLLGAPVAVLAFYTGMSILQKKEDIFSDCRKKFWNTYKTGLMYWPFVQLSNFILVPVYLRTAYTGLCGFLWATFICFSQQSGDGTAKSAFVWFQREEEPAGRDRERDHASTAQSTPVIENCVL, encoded by the exons atggcggcggcggcgctgcgcggcggggtGCGGCGCTTCCCCTGGCTCTGCAACGTGCTGCTCTACGCGGGTCTCTTCGCGGCGGGCGACGCGGCGCAGCAGCtgtggaggcggcggcggcggccggggggcgggggcgggccgccGCCCGACTGGGCGCAGACGCGGCGGGTGGCGCTGGTGGCCCTCGCCTTCCACGGCAACTTCAGCTACGTGTGGCTGCGGGCGCTGGAGCGggcgctgcccggccgccgcccggccgccgtgCTCGCCAAGGTGCTCTGCGACCAGCTGCTCGGCGCCCCCGTCGCCGTGCTCGCCTTCTACACGG GTATGAGCATCCTTCAGAAGAAAGAGGACATTTTTTCAGACTGTAGAAAGAAATTTTGGAATACATATAAG acAGGGCTGATGTACTGGCCTTTTGTGCAG CTGTCAAACTTCATTTTGGTCCCTGTTTACCTGAGAACAGCTTACACTGGGCTCTGTGGCTTTCTCTGGGCTACCTTCATTTGCTTTTCCCAACAGAGTGGAGATGGCACAGCAAAGTCAGCGTTTGTGTGGTTCCAAAGAGAGGAG GAACCTGCAGGCAGGGACAGGGAAAGGGATCATGCAAGCACTGCCCAATCCACTCCAG TCATAGAAAATTGTGTTTTATGA
- the MPV17L gene encoding mpv17-like protein isoform X3, which produces MAAAALRGGVRRFPWLCNVLLYAGLFAAGDAAQQLWRRRRRPGGGGGPPPDWAQTRRVALVALAFHGNFSYVWLRALERALPGRRPAAVLAKVLCDQLLGAPVAVLAFYTGMSILQKKEDIFSDCRKKFWNTYKTGLMYWPFVQSGDGTAKSAFVWFQREEEPAGRDRERDHASTAQSTPDVPMGVVLWALLLGLPSVNWAVLKLAFPVGLEIHRGTNCNLSVY; this is translated from the exons atggcggcggcggcgctgcgcggcggggtGCGGCGCTTCCCCTGGCTCTGCAACGTGCTGCTCTACGCGGGTCTCTTCGCGGCGGGCGACGCGGCGCAGCAGCtgtggaggcggcggcggcggccggggggcgggggcgggccgccGCCCGACTGGGCGCAGACGCGGCGGGTGGCGCTGGTGGCCCTCGCCTTCCACGGCAACTTCAGCTACGTGTGGCTGCGGGCGCTGGAGCGggcgctgcccggccgccgcccggccgccgtgCTCGCCAAGGTGCTCTGCGACCAGCTGCTCGGCGCCCCCGTCGCCGTGCTCGCCTTCTACACGG GTATGAGCATCCTTCAGAAGAAAGAGGACATTTTTTCAGACTGTAGAAAGAAATTTTGGAATACATATAAG acAGGGCTGATGTACTGGCCTTTTGTGCAG AGTGGAGATGGCACAGCAAAGTCAGCGTTTGTGTGGTTCCAAAGAGAGGAG GAACCTGCAGGCAGGGACAGGGAAAGGGATCATGCAAGCACTGCCCAATCCACTCCAG ATGTCCCTATGGGAGTAGTTCTGTGGGCGTTGCTGCTTGGACTCCCCAGTGTGAACTGGGCAGTCTTGAAGCTGGCCTTCCCAGTAGGACTGGAAATCCACAGAGGAACTAACTGCAATTTATCcgtctattaa
- the MPV17L gene encoding mpv17-like protein isoform X6: protein MAAAALRGGVRRFPWLCNVLLYAGLFAAGDAAQQLWRRRRRPGGGGGPPPDWAQTRRVALVALAFHGNFSYVWLRALERALPGRRPAAVLAKVLCDQLLGAPVAVLAFYTGMSILQKKEDIFSDCRKKFWNTYKTGLMYWPFVQEPAGRDRERDHASTAQSTPDVPMGVVLWALLLGLPSVNWAVLKLAFPVGLEIHRGTNCNLSVY, encoded by the exons atggcggcggcggcgctgcgcggcggggtGCGGCGCTTCCCCTGGCTCTGCAACGTGCTGCTCTACGCGGGTCTCTTCGCGGCGGGCGACGCGGCGCAGCAGCtgtggaggcggcggcggcggccggggggcgggggcgggccgccGCCCGACTGGGCGCAGACGCGGCGGGTGGCGCTGGTGGCCCTCGCCTTCCACGGCAACTTCAGCTACGTGTGGCTGCGGGCGCTGGAGCGggcgctgcccggccgccgcccggccgccgtgCTCGCCAAGGTGCTCTGCGACCAGCTGCTCGGCGCCCCCGTCGCCGTGCTCGCCTTCTACACGG GTATGAGCATCCTTCAGAAGAAAGAGGACATTTTTTCAGACTGTAGAAAGAAATTTTGGAATACATATAAG acAGGGCTGATGTACTGGCCTTTTGTGCAG GAACCTGCAGGCAGGGACAGGGAAAGGGATCATGCAAGCACTGCCCAATCCACTCCAG ATGTCCCTATGGGAGTAGTTCTGTGGGCGTTGCTGCTTGGACTCCCCAGTGTGAACTGGGCAGTCTTGAAGCTGGCCTTCCCAGTAGGACTGGAAATCCACAGAGGAACTAACTGCAATTTATCcgtctattaa
- the MPV17L gene encoding mpv17-like protein isoform X2 yields MAAAALRGGVRRFPWLCNVLLYAGLFAAGDAAQQLWRRRRRPGGGGGPPPDWAQTRRVALVALAFHGNFSYVWLRALERALPGRRPAAVLAKVLCDQLLGAPVAVLAFYTGMSILQKKEDIFSDCRKKFWNTYKTGLMYWPFVQLSNFILVPVYLRTAYTGLCGFLWATFICFSQQSGDGTAKSAFVWFQREEEPAGRDRERDHASTAQSTPGLKAYTSCALLL; encoded by the exons atggcggcggcggcgctgcgcggcggggtGCGGCGCTTCCCCTGGCTCTGCAACGTGCTGCTCTACGCGGGTCTCTTCGCGGCGGGCGACGCGGCGCAGCAGCtgtggaggcggcggcggcggccggggggcgggggcgggccgccGCCCGACTGGGCGCAGACGCGGCGGGTGGCGCTGGTGGCCCTCGCCTTCCACGGCAACTTCAGCTACGTGTGGCTGCGGGCGCTGGAGCGggcgctgcccggccgccgcccggccgccgtgCTCGCCAAGGTGCTCTGCGACCAGCTGCTCGGCGCCCCCGTCGCCGTGCTCGCCTTCTACACGG GTATGAGCATCCTTCAGAAGAAAGAGGACATTTTTTCAGACTGTAGAAAGAAATTTTGGAATACATATAAG acAGGGCTGATGTACTGGCCTTTTGTGCAG CTGTCAAACTTCATTTTGGTCCCTGTTTACCTGAGAACAGCTTACACTGGGCTCTGTGGCTTTCTCTGGGCTACCTTCATTTGCTTTTCCCAACAGAGTGGAGATGGCACAGCAAAGTCAGCGTTTGTGTGGTTCCAAAGAGAGGAG GAACCTGCAGGCAGGGACAGGGAAAGGGATCATGCAAGCACTGCCCAATCCACTCCAG gtttaaaaGCTTATACAAGCTGTGCTTTGTTGCTGTAG
- the MPV17L gene encoding mpv17-like protein isoform X1 — translation MAAAALRGGVRRFPWLCNVLLYAGLFAAGDAAQQLWRRRRRPGGGGGPPPDWAQTRRVALVALAFHGNFSYVWLRALERALPGRRPAAVLAKVLCDQLLGAPVAVLAFYTGMSILQKKEDIFSDCRKKFWNTYKTGLMYWPFVQLSNFILVPVYLRTAYTGLCGFLWATFICFSQQSGDGTAKSAFVWFQREEEPAGRDRERDHASTAQSTPDVPMGVVLWALLLGLPSVNWAVLKLAFPVGLEIHRGTNCNLSVY, via the exons atggcggcggcggcgctgcgcggcggggtGCGGCGCTTCCCCTGGCTCTGCAACGTGCTGCTCTACGCGGGTCTCTTCGCGGCGGGCGACGCGGCGCAGCAGCtgtggaggcggcggcggcggccggggggcgggggcgggccgccGCCCGACTGGGCGCAGACGCGGCGGGTGGCGCTGGTGGCCCTCGCCTTCCACGGCAACTTCAGCTACGTGTGGCTGCGGGCGCTGGAGCGggcgctgcccggccgccgcccggccgccgtgCTCGCCAAGGTGCTCTGCGACCAGCTGCTCGGCGCCCCCGTCGCCGTGCTCGCCTTCTACACGG GTATGAGCATCCTTCAGAAGAAAGAGGACATTTTTTCAGACTGTAGAAAGAAATTTTGGAATACATATAAG acAGGGCTGATGTACTGGCCTTTTGTGCAG CTGTCAAACTTCATTTTGGTCCCTGTTTACCTGAGAACAGCTTACACTGGGCTCTGTGGCTTTCTCTGGGCTACCTTCATTTGCTTTTCCCAACAGAGTGGAGATGGCACAGCAAAGTCAGCGTTTGTGTGGTTCCAAAGAGAGGAG GAACCTGCAGGCAGGGACAGGGAAAGGGATCATGCAAGCACTGCCCAATCCACTCCAG ATGTCCCTATGGGAGTAGTTCTGTGGGCGTTGCTGCTTGGACTCCCCAGTGTGAACTGGGCAGTCTTGAAGCTGGCCTTCCCAGTAGGACTGGAAATCCACAGAGGAACTAACTGCAATTTATCcgtctattaa
- the MPV17L gene encoding mpv17-like protein isoform X5, producing the protein MAAAALRGGVRRFPWLCNVLLYAGLFAAGDAAQQLWRRRRRPGGGGGPPPDWAQTRRVALVALAFHGNFSYVWLRALERALPGRRPAAVLAKVLCDQLLGAPVAVLAFYTGMSILQKKEDIFSDCRKKFWNTYKTGLMYWPFVQLSNFILVPVYLRTAYTGLCGFLWATFICFSQQSGDGTAKSAFVWFQREEEPAGRDRERDHASTAQSTPG; encoded by the exons atggcggcggcggcgctgcgcggcggggtGCGGCGCTTCCCCTGGCTCTGCAACGTGCTGCTCTACGCGGGTCTCTTCGCGGCGGGCGACGCGGCGCAGCAGCtgtggaggcggcggcggcggccggggggcgggggcgggccgccGCCCGACTGGGCGCAGACGCGGCGGGTGGCGCTGGTGGCCCTCGCCTTCCACGGCAACTTCAGCTACGTGTGGCTGCGGGCGCTGGAGCGggcgctgcccggccgccgcccggccgccgtgCTCGCCAAGGTGCTCTGCGACCAGCTGCTCGGCGCCCCCGTCGCCGTGCTCGCCTTCTACACGG GTATGAGCATCCTTCAGAAGAAAGAGGACATTTTTTCAGACTGTAGAAAGAAATTTTGGAATACATATAAG acAGGGCTGATGTACTGGCCTTTTGTGCAG CTGTCAAACTTCATTTTGGTCCCTGTTTACCTGAGAACAGCTTACACTGGGCTCTGTGGCTTTCTCTGGGCTACCTTCATTTGCTTTTCCCAACAGAGTGGAGATGGCACAGCAAAGTCAGCGTTTGTGTGGTTCCAAAGAGAGGAG GAACCTGCAGGCAGGGACAGGGAAAGGGATCATGCAAGCACTGCCCAATCCACTCCAG